The Salinivibrio kushneri genomic interval TCCACTCCCATTTCAGCGATCTTCGTAGCGGTCGTACTTACCGCATCTGTAATTTTACTCGCCACACTACTGATTACGTTGCATGCGCTAGACGCTATGCTAGATAACGCTGAACCCAAGCTACTGAAAAAACCCATAACGCCTCCTAAACTTTAACTTTTAGATCTTTTCTAAAAGTATCATGATGTCGCAATGTAATGCGCACATCATGATCGATATATAAACTGTGTAAAAAATCATTTAGCAATGATTGTCTTTCCTGTTCATCCGCGTTATCACCCGTATTGTAACAGTTTTCATTAATAAAATGACACATAAACTCCCATCCAAAACGGTCGATATAATATACTAAATCATCCTTTTTCTTGTCTTGACCTACGGCCTGGTACCACGCCATTGCCACCTTACCATGTAAAAAATCAATAATATCGTCCTCGTTGGGTGGTACATTGAGAAATTCTAGGCCAGGAATTAATCCTGAACGATAGTTATTGATATAAAAGTTAAGTGCTAACTTTCTAATTTCATCTTCATCAATCTCTTCTTCATTAGTAGTACTGATATACTCTTTTATTTGTACTTGCAGTGGTTTACTCATCCCAGAGCTCGATAGTAACACCCGCCCCGGTTCTAAGTTAGATAAGAAATCTTTTTGTTCATCCGTAAGCGCCATAGTGTTCCCTACGGCCTCTTTATCGTCTTTAGCAAATAGCTTATGGATAATTTTTGTGTTGGTATTTTTAAGTACTTCGGGAGTGAGTTTATTAGGAATCTGATCGACAATAATCAAAGATTCGCCGTACTTTCTCACTTCAGCTAACATATCCGCAAAGGTTTCAACACCCTGCTTTTTATTCTGACTATCACCAACTTCAAACTTAGACAACAAACGGTGCGCTTCTTCAATTAAGGTGATATGGCGAAATTTTTTCCCTTGTTTTTGATAGGCTCGATGATTAGCTCTAATCGCTTCATTTAGATTCGATAAAACGAAGCCCATGATCAATGATTTTTCACTCGGATTGCGTATTTCTTCCAACTCAATAATGACATTTCTTTTTGCCAGATCATTAAAGTTAATCGAGCGTGGGGTATCGAGCATGATGCCTTTCGCCCCAATCAATAAGCCTTGTAATCTGGCTTTAATGGATCCAATATAATCTTGCTTAAGTCGGTCATCAAAACCTTGGCTAGCGACCACTTCTTCGGTCTTCAAGACCAAGTCACTTAAAGTAGGAAACGCATAGACGCCATCAGAAAAAGGATCATCATAAAATCGGTTCGTTGAGGTAGCAATATCCCAACCTTTATCTTCATAGCACTGATAAATTGCCGCTTCAATTAATTGAGGGATCGCTGCTTCCATATCGAATGAGGATTCAATACTGGCTTTTATCATATCAACACGAGAGGTGATATTCTCATGTGGGAAGAACTCAAATGGATTGAGTTTAAATGGAGCGATATTATTATTCCCTAAGGTGAAAATAAGAATATCGTCATTGTTCTTAGCAAGCACCCTGTATTCAGTTTTTGCCGGTTCAATCACCAAAAAAGGCATATCCGCAGAGTCCAGTAATCGCTGACAGGTGGTGGTTTTTCCGCTACCTGTTACCCCCGCGATAAAGATATGTTTATCTAACTCATTTTTATCTAAATGAACATCAACACCTTGAATTAAGCCACTTTTAACCAAATTACCAAGATAAAGCTGGTTAGGTTCCCTAATCGCTTTCGCTATATTCAAACCAAACTCAACTTCTTCTTTTAGGGTTAACCCAACGACTTCCTTTTGTGGTAGACCTGCCACCACACTTAACTCATTAGTTGAAAGCCAATTGCAATCGTAACTGTTTAATGGGTTTTTAGCATGTAACAGATTTAACTGCCTATAAGTTTCGGGGTTTTCTCTGTTATTATTTCTCTTTAATATCGGCAGTTGTAAGTTTCTAAAAGCATAAACCTCTTTTTTGTTTGTCACACGCGTTACTGTGAGCGGTGACTTATTTGCTTCTTCGCCAGAAAATATCGACCGAGCCGTGTTCCCTAATTTAATCGCACTGGCCTTGTTTTTGGCCAGCATATAGATATTCGACAGATAAAGCCCTTTGTTTTTGCCAACTTGCACGCGATGCAATAGCACATCATCAATGTAATTAAGCCATTCTTGAATGGCTTTATCGGTAAACTCTCGAGACTCACTCGATGAGGTCCCTTTTTGTTCTGATGTATTACTACCTATGTTTTTAGCCACAGATGTCGAAGTCGTCGTGCCTTTATTTTTAGCTTCTGAACCACTTTTGTATTTATCATGATCGTTTGTGGTATAGCTATTGGAGGACTGCTTTTCTCCGCCTGTTGTTGATGTGCCTTCTGTTATAGAGTGAGTCTTTCCTGT includes:
- a CDS encoding ATP-binding protein is translated as MKKSLIELLEEHAGITQKQFGLEKPIHILEHEFSLYHIKEVTFDEDSPRKEAFENVLNALTVQGIVFTYLLLGTKDSVYFYFGIAKNKQYQDDTVLDVDDIGEKILKPSIEGNFRGSVVEKLDKNQRTAVKEALEDFPHMYRLQGVPSVHEDNEEFQGVDRLVDIMSGDEFCFAVLADPLSLLEINTIESELYTIYNKLLPLAKKTVQDGKNEARTTGETEGSSETTSTGKNDGITITQNTGKTHSITEGTSTTGGEKQSSNSYTTNDHDKYKSGSEAKNKGTTTSTSVAKNIGSNTSEQKGTSSSESREFTDKAIQEWLNYIDDVLLHRVQVGKNKGLYLSNIYMLAKNKASAIKLGNTARSIFSGEEANKSPLTVTRVTNKKEVYAFRNLQLPILKRNNNRENPETYRQLNLLHAKNPLNSYDCNWLSTNELSVVAGLPQKEVVGLTLKEEVEFGLNIAKAIREPNQLYLGNLVKSGLIQGVDVHLDKNELDKHIFIAGVTGSGKTTTCQRLLDSADMPFLVIEPAKTEYRVLAKNNDDILIFTLGNNNIAPFKLNPFEFFPHENITSRVDMIKASIESSFDMEAAIPQLIEAAIYQCYEDKGWDIATSTNRFYDDPFSDGVYAFPTLSDLVLKTEEVVASQGFDDRLKQDYIGSIKARLQGLLIGAKGIMLDTPRSINFNDLAKRNVIIELEEIRNPSEKSLIMGFVLSNLNEAIRANHRAYQKQGKKFRHITLIEEAHRLLSKFEVGDSQNKKQGVETFADMLAEVRKYGESLIIVDQIPNKLTPEVLKNTNTKIIHKLFAKDDKEAVGNTMALTDEQKDFLSNLEPGRVLLSSSGMSKPLQVQIKEYISTTNEEEIDEDEIRKLALNFYINNYRSGLIPGLEFLNVPPNEDDIIDFLHGKVAMAWYQAVGQDKKKDDLVYYIDRFGWEFMCHFINENCYNTGDNADEQERQSLLNDFLHSLYIDHDVRITLRHHDTFRKDLKVKV